A genome region from Euphorbia lathyris chromosome 4, ddEupLath1.1, whole genome shotgun sequence includes the following:
- the LOC136226282 gene encoding uncharacterized protein, whose translation MNRSFRSQDSQMQMAAAAVKQRQQLRASMMKEKEEELSLFLEMKKREKEQNNLLFNNSEEFDAPLGSKPGSSPIFNISSTTTTTRKASVADDFLNSENDKNDYNWLLTPPGTPLFPSLEMESQKTVMSQIGTPKARATALKSRLANAQPEPATRGSLVSKQSASSPGLNSPGAGMRRPSSSGGPGSRPSTPTGRPTLTSAAKPSRSSTPTSRATLSSSKPTVSSAKPTVSATRPSVSATRPTVSTTRPTVSAPKSAVPARSSTPSRTTARSSTPTSRPSIPPPKSTSRASTPTRRPSTPSSAPTISAPPVKATPSVTRTAPTATKNPVPSRGTSPTVKSRPWKPSEMPGFSLDAPPNLRTSLHDRPLSAARGRPGAPSSRSSSVEPAPSGRPRRQSCSPSRGRAPNGVIHASGGSVPAISRLHAKANDNVSPVLIGTKMVERVINMRKLAPPRQDDKHSPRSNLSGKSSSPESSGFGRTLSKKSLDMAIRHMDIRRSIPGNLRPLMTNIPASSMYSVRSGSTRSRTVSVSDSPLATSSNASSELSVNNNGVCLDGIELEDELGNERGGRSPLRGR comes from the exons ATGAATCGTAGTTTTAGGTCACAGGATTCCCAAATGCAAATGGCAGCGGCCGCAGTGAAGCAAAGGCAACAGTTAAGGGCGTCAATGATGAAGGAGAAGGAAGAGGAGCTCTCTTTGTTTCTTGAAATGAAGAAGCGCGAGAAGGAGCAGAATAATCTCCTCTTTAATAACAGTGAAGAGTTTGACGCCCCTTTAG GTTCAAAACCTGGCAGTTCTCCAATATTTAATATTTCATCCACTACAACAACTACACGAAAAGCCAGTGTtgctgatgattttctgaattcagaaaatgataaaaatgacTACAACTG GCTtctcactcctcctggtaccCCATTGTTTCCTTCTCTGGAGATGGAATCACAAAAGACAGTTATGAGTCAGATTGGTACTCCAAAAGCCCGCGCTACTGCGCTGAAATCTAGG CTAGCAAATGCTCAGCCAGAACCTGCTACAAGGGGCAGCTTAGTATCTAAACAATCAGCTTCCTCCCCTGGGTTGAACTCTCCTGGTGCGGGGATGCGAAGGCCTTCATCATCAGGTGGTCCAGGATCACGACCTTCAACACCAACTGGACGCCCAACATTGACCTCTGCAGCTAAGCCTTCTAGATCTTCAACACCTACATCTCGAGCCACGTTGTCTTCATCCAAGCCAACTGTTTCTTCCGCCAAGCCAACTGTTTCTGCAACAAGGCCTTCTGTTTCTGCAACGAGGCCTACTGTTTCTACAACAAGGCCTACTGTTTCTGCACCCAAGTCTGCAGTTCCTGCAAGATCTTCAACACCGTCAAGGACTACTGCAAGGTCTTCAACACCAACTTCCAGGCCGTCTATACCTCCACCCAAGTCCACATCAAGGGCCTCCACTCCAACCCGGCGACCATCAACTCCATCGAGTGCACCAACTATTTCTGCTCCCCCTGTTAAGGCAACTCCCTCGGTTACCAGAACGGCTCCCACAGCAACAAAAAATCCAGTACCATCACGTGGCACTTCTCCAACAGTCAAATCTAGGCCATGGAAACCCTCGGAGATGCCTGGTTTCTCTCTTGACGCTCCTCCGAATTTGAGAACCTCTCTACATGATAGGCCACTTTCAGCTGCTAGAGGTAGGCCTGGAGCTCCCAGTTCTCGATCTTCCTCTGTTGAGCCTGCACCTAGTGGGAGACCAAGACGGCAATCGTGCTCACCTTCTAGAGGACGAGCACCTAATGGTGTCATACATGCCAGTGGAGGCTCTGTTCCTGCAATTAGTCGTTTACACGCTAAAGCTAACGATAACGTGAGCCCTGTCCTAATTGGAACCAAGATGGTTGAGAGAGTGATAAATATGAGAAAACTTGCACCCCCGAGGCAAGATGATAAGCATTCTCCTCGTAGTAACCTATCTGGGAAGTCTTCATCGCCAGAAAGCTCAGGCTTTGGACGAACTCTTTCAAAGAAATCTTTGGATATGGCTATAAGACATATG GACATAAGGAGAAGCATTCCTGGTAATTTACGGCCACTGATGACGAATATCCCAGCATCTTCAATGTATAGTGTGAGATCTGGGTCTACTAGAAGCAGAACAGTTAGTGTATCAGACTCCCCTTTGGCAACAAGCAGTAATGCTAGTTCAGAATTGAGTGTCAACAACAACGGCGTTTGTCTAGACGGGATCGAATTAGAAGATGAACTTGGCAATGAGAGAGGTGGCCGGTCTCCTCTCCGAGGCAGGTGA